AATAATTAAGAAGGAAAAATTACGAACTTCTTGTATACTTAAGCTGAAAATAGAGAAACTTCATTAATTATAACGGGAGGTAAATTATGAAAAAATTATTTTTAAAAACACTTATAGGATCATTACTTATTGCTGGAGCTGCTTATGCAGAGGAGTTTACTCCTAACGGTAATATAGGATTTACTCAAACTTTTTATGGAAATGCTGGAAAATATAAAACAGAATCTTCACATCCTGAAATTGTATTAAATTATAATTTTGCAAAAGATTGGAGTATTGGTTTACAGTGGGATAGAGTTTGGAATATGTATGATTATAATGGCGGAGAGAATCAACAAGATAATAACTATAGTTCACCACAAGCTACATTAACTTATAATCATGGGGTACTAGGTGATTCAAAGATAAAGTGGAAATCAGAAGTAACACTTCAAAACCAAGCATTTTTTACAGGAACAAATTTAACATACGTATTTGCTAGAACTGAATTTGATTTTGTAGATTATATACCAAAAGGAGATTACGTTCAAGCAACTCAATTTGCAATATCGCCAATGTATATCTATGGTTGGCAAACAAAGGGGCCATCAGGACATCAAAATGCTGGATTTTTAAGTTTGTTAACAAATTGGCAATTACCAGCTAATTTTACATTTACTTTTAATGCATATGTATTTAAAGAGTGGTATAATGGAAGCTTTGAAATAGAAAATCAAACAACAGGAACTAAATATGATTCAGCAAATTATTTTATGGCTCTAGCATGGTTAGGATATTCAAAAGAGTTATATAAATTCAATGAACAGACATCATTAGCATTTAATTTTACTGGAGGATTTGACCCATATATATCATCTAATAGAAGCGCAGCGTGGGATCCGTTCATAGTTGGAAATCAAATTTATGAGTGGTTAGGACCAGCAGTAGATAGTGGAAATAATAAAAATACATACGTATTATTTGCATTACCTCAATTAGAAGTAACTTATAATTACACTGATGATCTATCATTCTCTGTTTTTGCACAGGTTAAATACTCTAACCAAGTTTGGGGAAGTACAGAGAAAGATTGGAAATTACAACCTCAAGGTGGAGTTAGCGTAACATACGATTTTTAATAGATAAAGAGCTATCAAAAGATAGCTCTTTTTTTAAATTTAAGATATAATAAAAAATATAAAATTGGGGAGGTTTTTTATGAAAAAAATTGGTATTTTTATTGTATTTCTATTAGCATCAGTAACTATTTTATCTGCACCAATAAAAGTTGGTTTGATTTTAGCTATGGGTGGATTAGGGGACAAGTCTTTTAATGACTCAGCCTATGCTGGTTTACTAAAAGCACAAAAAGATTTTAATATTGAAGTAAAATACGTAGAACCTAATACATGGATGGAAGATGCATATTTTTTAGAGGAATATTCTCAAAATGGATTTGATTTAATCATAGCGACATCTTATACAGCACAAGATGCTATGGAAGATATTAGTTCTAAGTTTCCAAATACAAAATATGCAATTGTAGATACAAAAGCGAAAGAAGGAGAAAATATAGCTTCGTTAGTTTTCGATGAAAGTGAAGGTTCATTTTTAGTTGGAGCAATAGCAGCAAAAATGAGTAAGACAGGAAAAGTTGGATTTATAGGAGCATTGGATATACCTTTAATAAATAGATTTAAGTCTGGTTATGAACAAGGAGCTAAATATGTAAATCCTGAGATTTCGGTAATAACAACATATGTTGGTGGAGATGCCCCGTTTAGTGATCCTTTAAAAGGGAAAGAACATGCGTATTCTTTAGCAAATCAAGGAGTTGATATAATATATCATGCTTCAGGTAATACAGGAATAGGTATTTTAGAAGGAGTTAAAGAAAAAGGAATTTATGGTATTGGTGTAGATTGTGATCAAGATGATATAGTGAAAGGACAAATTTTAACATCAATGTTAAAAAATGTAAATAATGCTATCTATAAAGTAATTGAAGACACTGTTAATGGGGAATTTAAAGGACAAGTATATAATTTTGGTTTAAAAGAAAATGGAGTAGGAACTACAGATTTTAAATATACAAAAGAAATTATAGGAAGTGACAATATAAAATTTATTGAAAAATTAAAAGAGGATATAGTTTTAGGAAAAATTAAGGTGAATTAGAAATGAAGATATTGGTAATAGCAACTCATCCAAATATAAAAGAGTCAAAGGTTAATAAAATCTGGATAGAAGCTTTAAAAAAAGAAAATAATATAACAATTAGATTTTTAGATGAAATTTATAAAGAGAATAAAATGATAGATATTGAGCAAGAGAAAAAATTTTTAGAAAAAGCAGAGAGAGTAGTTTTTCAATTTCCTTTTTACTGGTATAATATGCCAGCTTTAATGAGAGAGTATTTTGATAAAGTTTTTGAATACGGATGGGCATATGGTCCTAATGGTGACGCATTAAAAGAAAAAGAATTTTTAGTAGCACTTTCAATAGGAGCTCCAGAATATTCATATATGGGAGGAAGTTATAATAATTTCACTATAACAGAGCTATTGCGACCATTAGAAGCTACAGCAAATGCTTTACAAATGGTATATTTACCATATTTTGCTCTTTTTAACACTCCTAGGTTATCAGATGATGAGGTTGAATCTTCAGCAAATAGATATATTAAACACATAAACAATATAGATATAAATCATAGAAAATATTTAGAGCGTTTAAAAAAAGAGAATAAAGAGAGTAGTTTTATAGATTTATAAAAAAAGGTCACTATAATGTGACCTTTTTCTATGATCTATTTCTTTCTCTAATAACTTTGTTTGTCTAAAACAGGAGCTACAATAACTTCTTTTCCTACTACAACAGGTTCTGCAACAATAACTTCTTCAACAACAGGTTCTTCTTTAGGTTGAGAACTAGAACATCCAATAAAGAATAAACTAAAGAAAATGCTTGCTAAAACAACTTTTTTCATAACCTTCAACCTCCTTTAATATTTTGAATTATCATAATATACTCTAAAAAATAGAAAAATCTTTTTTTATAGAAAAATTAATAGAGTTTTTCAAAAGTAAGTTGTCGATTAGAATGGTTTTCTAAATTGGAAAAGGAAACTCCAAGAAGTTTTATATTATTATTTAAATTTAAAGTAACTAAAATTTCATCTAACATTCCTTTTAAAATATCTTTATCATCACTTGGGATAAATCTAGTTTTTGAACGAGTTAAAGTTTCTCTATTTTTAAAACGAACTTTCAAAGAAATAGTCTTAGCTAATAATTTTTTACTTTTTAGACGATTATAAGACCAATTAAAAAGGTCTTCAATTTCCCTATTTATCTCTTCCTCAGAATCAAGTGGAATTCTGAAAGTGTTTTCATTACCAATAGAGTGTATGGCTCTATTAAAATCGACTTCTCTATGATCAATTCCACGACTGTAAGTATAGAGTAATCCTCCACGAGAAGTACCATATTTTGCTGTAAGTTCTTTTAATGAAAAGGGATAGATATCTTTAACATAATTAATATTATTTTTATTTAAAAGCTTTTCAAATTGTTTTCCAACACCGGGAAGTTTTCTAATATTTTTTTCTTTTATAAATTCAATAAATTCGCTTTCATTATTAAATATATGTTGTCCACCAGGTTTATTTATATCAGAGGCAATTTTAGCTGTAAGCTTGTTAGGTCCAATTCCTACAGAACAAGTAAGTCCTGTAATTTCATAAATTCTTTTTCTAAAAATTTTGGCAAAAATCTCTTTTGATGGAAATTTAGAAATGATATCGGTTATATCCACAAAACCTTCGTCAAGAGCGATAAACTCTACCTTATGAGTTATTTTTAAAACAAGCTTTTGAATAATTTTAGATTCATAAGAATATTTTTCTTTATTTACAGGGAGGACAATGAGCTTAGGACATAATCTTTTAGCATCTAAGGTGTTCATAGCAGAGTGGATACCAAACTTACGAGCGGGATAACTAGCAGTTGTAACAACTCCACCAGCAACAACAATGGGTTTGTCTTTATACTTAGGATTATCTCTAATCTCAATTGATGCATAAAAAGCGTCCATATCGTAGTGCATTATTAATTTTCTCATATTTCCTCCTTATGATTTTATTTAGGTTTATAGAAACCCTCATAAAATAAGGGTTTCTTAATTTTGATTATTTTATAAATTCACTATTCAACTCTTTTAATAGTTTTTGAAATATAGGTTTAAAAGTTGCACAGGCTAACTTTATTAAATAGAAGTGGACTTTTTCTCCTTGATTTTTAGTAAAAAAAGAGAGGATTATTAATCTAGTATTTCTTTAATTTTGTCACTAACAGTTCTTATGAATGGTTTTTTTGACACAAGTCCAATTAGTTCTAAATTTTCTAAGTTATCCAAATGTTTTCTTAAAGTTTGGATACTTTTTATATCACTTACATGATTTAATAATTCTTTATCTGTTAATGGATTCTCTTTGGCGAAAATATAATTTTGAATATATATAAATAATATTTTAGATTCAATTTCTGAAAGATTATATGAAATTTTTATTCCTTTAATATAATCTTTTGCATAGTTAAGTTTTAAAATTTTATTCTCTAACATTTGAATAATGTTATTCTGTCCTTTTATAATGAATTTTAGCATTCCAATAACAAAGAAAGTTACTTCTCCATAATTTCTTACTTTTGAAGCATTTAGAAATAAATCGGCATACTCTTTTTTATCTTCAAAGATAGCGTAAGAAAGAGATAATCCTGTATAAATATCAACTTTTCTAGCTAGATACATAGAAAAAAGAAATCTACCAAATCTACCGTTACCATCATAAAATGGATGAATATATTCAAAGTAATAATGTACAATTGAAGCTTTTATTAAAGATGGAATATCTTTTTTATTCATAAAATTAATTAAATCGTTAATATGTTCTATGATAACTTCTTCCGAAGGATCACCGCTATGTATTATATTATTACTTCCATTTGAAATATTTATTCTTTCTTTTCTAAATAAGTTGCCATCCAATTGATTTTCTGGATTTTTCAAGATATCCTCTGAGAATAAGTCATTATATAAACCTCTTATTTCTTCTGGAGAGTTGATATTGTCTAAAGTATTTGAAATAATTTGTCTATACTTATTGACAATTCCAGAGTAACGAGTAGCTTTTTTGGGATTCATACTTTCATAAATTTCTTTTTTAGTTGAATGTACTCCTTCGATTCCATTAGTTTTAGTAATCTCATTTGTCATAATATCATTAAGACAAGCAATTCTAGCAGCGGGAGGTAACTCCAAATTCAGCTCCATAATTTTTTTACTATTTAGGAATATCTTTTCTTGAAGAAGGTTTATTTCATTTATAGGCAAATAGAATAAAGAATATTGTTCTGCTAAAACTCTTTCTCCTCTTAATATAGGATAAATTTTTAACTCAGTATTATAAGTACAATAACTACTACTTCTTTTTTGATATTCTTCAACTACATTTTTCCCTTTAAAATGTAATTTTTCTAAACTTTCATATTCAATCATTTTATAAAAACCTCCTATATTATATTTATTTTTTATAATAACATATTTTAAAATATAAAAAAAGATAAAATTGATATTTAAAATAATGTTTTATAAAAATATTATATAAAATATAAATATTTTTATTTATTCTTAGTATTATTTATAATATTTTTTTATGTTTTCACTTTTAAGCTCTTCTTTTGTGAGATTATCAAAGTCTATACCAGATTCTTTTCTTTATTATCATTGTCAATATGCTTTGTAATCACTAAATGTAACTAATAAATATAAATGATCTGAAGATTATTTTTTAGTTTGAGAGTCATGTTTTTTGCCAGTAGGTTTGTATCCTGTATCTAGAGAAAACTCTGAAATTGAAAAATTAGAACTAGCAGAAACATCTTTAAAACTAACTTTTGGAATAAGAAAGATCATTATAACTGATGAAGAGTTAGAAAGGTTAGAAGCTAAGTATAAAGAGTATATAAATGAAATGGGAGTTGACTTTGGTTTTGTATCATATCTTTTAGGAGCTGATGTATAAAATGGAATTTATAAGAGAAATTGAGTTAGAAAATTTTACTTTTGTTGAGTGTATGTATCTAAGTTATCAAAGTTAGGTTATAAACTACTTCCATATGAATCACATTTTAAATTTAAAGGCCAAGAAGCTATAGATATTAGAGAAGAGGAAGAGAATGAAGCCAAGACATATAGCCGAGAAGTTGGGTTTAAAATCACAGACAGTTAGAAATCAAATAAACAATATAAAGAATAAAATAAAAAAGCCACCTATATTTAATAATAAGATGGCTTTTATTATATTCATAACACAAAATATAAAGGTATAAGATACTAAGCTCCAGGTTACCAGCCCTTCACTGCTTCATATCCCTTCTATACACTAAGAATACAATATTTTAATCAATAAAGTAAAGAAATTTAAAAAAATATACTATAAAAAATTAAAGAAAAGAGTCTTCAGGATAGTAATTTTGGAAAATTTTTATTTAAAAAATAACAAAATACAAAAAATAATAAGAACCTCTGGGGGGATAGAGGTTCTTATCTGGGGGGGATTAAATTATTTATTACTTTTAACACTTATTATAATATTTAGACCACAGGTTTTATAAAAAAGTTTTAAGATTTATAAAAATATTTTTAAAATAATATTCTTTTTATTTTGTAAAATTTAAATATCCATTTAAACTTTCAATTATACGATTATAAAAGAAATCATAGGCTTCTTCATAATCTCCATAGTAGCTTTTATCAAGAGCTTGATAGTATTCTAATATGTCAGTAGCTAAAACAGTTATAGGAGGATATCTAAGTTTTAGAAGTTCTAAATTAGTTAGTAATCTTGAAGTTCTACCGTTCTCATCAATGAAAGAGTGGATATTAATAAATTTACAAATAAATTCAATAATTCTGTTAATAGTAACAGGTTCAGAAGTATACCAAGATAATAAAGTATGAATTTCTTGAGAAGTATCAATAGTTCTGTATTTACCTTTGTTAGTTCTATCAAGCCCATCTAAAAGTATGGCATGAACAGTTTTTATATTTTCTTCAGATAAAATTTCATTTGTTAAAGTTTCAATATAAATTAAAGCATTATAGTAGTTTCTAATTTCTAAATGATCTTTTAAAGATTTTTTACCTACAGCTAAATTAGTTTCAATAACAAATCTAGTTTCCATTTCGGTAAGAGTATTTCCTTTGATAGCATTTGAGTTGTATGTGTTTTTAATTATATAATTTTCTTTTATTCTTTTTATTTCACCTTGATTAGGAGATTTCCTATGATTTAGTTCACGTTTTAATTCATAAATTTTCACTAATTTATTATTCATGAAAATACCTCACTTTTAATGGTTATAGTAGTATTATTTTATTTATATAAATACAATCTTAGAAGTATAATTAGATTAAAATAAAAAAGTGGATAATATGTATCCACTTAAAAGTATGTATTTTACTGAAGTAGGCCTTTGATTTCTGCTCCTTTTTTGTAATATAACTCTATATAACCAAGTGCAAACATAATTTCACTTTGACTATAATTGTGGTTAGGGTTATTTTTTACGTGAGCGATTATATTTTGCGCTTTTTGATGAATTTCTTCAGACATAGTAGGGTTATAAGTTGTATTATTAGTTACAGTTAAACCAGAGCCAAGAACTGATGTAATAAAAGGAACACCAGTAACTAAATCAACTAAATCTTTACAATGAAATTCTCTTTTTCCAAGTTGAGAACTGTAACTTTGTAAAAATGCATTGATTTCTTCAATAGACATATTTGATAATTTTTGTGTAACATTTGAGTAAGTTTTTTTCATGTAATTTCTCCTTTGGCCTTGCCAAAAATAAGAGAATATGATATTATAAAATTGTTAATGAGTTATAATACATATTCAAAAAGACAAAATGTATAAATTTGGCGATTTATACAACCAATAAATATAAGCAAAATTTGGCGATTTTATTTATATTTAACCAATCTATATTAACAGCTGTGTGCTGATTATTTTCAGTTCTATGAAAGAGTTTTTTATAAAATTAATTTCATAGTTTTTTTATTTTTTGTAGATTGAGTTATAGTAATCTTGAACAGAAATTTTAGGTAGCCATCTCCTTCTTCTAATCATTTCATTTTTAATTTTCTCTAATTCTTCAAAATTTTCTAATTGTTTTTCATAAGCAAAACAAAGAGCATCCATTGTTGTTATATTATTTATATCTCCATTCTCGATAAAATAAAAGATATCTTTTAAATTATTACTTCCTGTATTGATAATATAGGTAGCTTTTTGGGATATAGCCAAGGTTAGCATTTGAAGTTCTCCTTCTCCAATAACTTTATTAAATTTGCTTAAAAAATCTTTTCTAATATTTTCCATTAAAGCTTCTTCTTCTGAGCCAAAAGCGATAGAAAGAGTTTTGATTTCATTATTAGTTAATAAATTTCTAAAATCATTATATACAGATTGGCCAACTCCTCCAGTATTAAGTGATTCTATTTCTTGTACTACAGCATCCGGAACATAAAGTCGATCCTTAAATAAATTAACTAGCAAATCTTTTTTTTTGGCCCATAAAAAAGAACATAAA
This genomic window from Cetobacterium sp. NK01 contains:
- a CDS encoding BMP family lipoprotein; translation: MKKIGIFIVFLLASVTILSAPIKVGLILAMGGLGDKSFNDSAYAGLLKAQKDFNIEVKYVEPNTWMEDAYFLEEYSQNGFDLIIATSYTAQDAMEDISSKFPNTKYAIVDTKAKEGENIASLVFDESEGSFLVGAIAAKMSKTGKVGFIGALDIPLINRFKSGYEQGAKYVNPEISVITTYVGGDAPFSDPLKGKEHAYSLANQGVDIIYHASGNTGIGILEGVKEKGIYGIGVDCDQDDIVKGQILTSMLKNVNNAIYKVIEDTVNGEFKGQVYNFGLKENGVGTTDFKYTKEIIGSDNIKFIEKLKEDIVLGKIKVN
- a CDS encoding NAD(P)H-dependent oxidoreductase — translated: MKILVIATHPNIKESKVNKIWIEALKKENNITIRFLDEIYKENKMIDIEQEKKFLEKAERVVFQFPFYWYNMPALMREYFDKVFEYGWAYGPNGDALKEKEFLVALSIGAPEYSYMGGSYNNFTITELLRPLEATANALQMVYLPYFALFNTPRLSDDEVESSANRYIKHINNIDINHRKYLERLKKENKESSFIDL
- the dinB gene encoding DNA polymerase IV; its protein translation is MRKLIMHYDMDAFYASIEIRDNPKYKDKPIVVAGGVVTTASYPARKFGIHSAMNTLDAKRLCPKLIVLPVNKEKYSYESKIIQKLVLKITHKVEFIALDEGFVDITDIISKFPSKEIFAKIFRKRIYEITGLTCSVGIGPNKLTAKIASDINKPGGQHIFNNESEFIEFIKEKNIRKLPGVGKQFEKLLNKNNINYVKDIYPFSLKELTAKYGTSRGGLLYTYSRGIDHREVDFNRAIHSIGNENTFRIPLDSEEEINREIEDLFNWSYNRLKSKKLLAKTISLKVRFKNRETLTRSKTRFIPSDDKDILKGMLDEILVTLNLNNNIKLLGVSFSNLENHSNRQLTFEKLY
- a CDS encoding Fic family protein — protein: MIEYESLEKLHFKGKNVVEEYQKRSSSYCTYNTELKIYPILRGERVLAEQYSLFYLPINEINLLQEKIFLNSKKIMELNLELPPAARIACLNDIMTNEITKTNGIEGVHSTKKEIYESMNPKKATRYSGIVNKYRQIISNTLDNINSPEEIRGLYNDLFSEDILKNPENQLDGNLFRKERINISNGSNNIIHSGDPSEEVIIEHINDLINFMNKKDIPSLIKASIVHYYFEYIHPFYDGNGRFGRFLFSMYLARKVDIYTGLSLSYAIFEDKKEYADLFLNASKVRNYGEVTFFVIGMLKFIIKGQNNIIQMLENKILKLNYAKDYIKGIKISYNLSEIESKILFIYIQNYIFAKENPLTDKELLNHVSDIKSIQTLRKHLDNLENLELIGLVSKKPFIRTVSDKIKEILD
- a CDS encoding Fic family protein, whose product is MNNKLVKIYELKRELNHRKSPNQGEIKRIKENYIIKNTYNSNAIKGNTLTEMETRFVIETNLAVGKKSLKDHLEIRNYYNALIYIETLTNEILSEENIKTVHAILLDGLDRTNKGKYRTIDTSQEIHTLLSWYTSEPVTINRIIEFICKFINIHSFIDENGRTSRLLTNLELLKLRYPPITVLATDILEYYQALDKSYYGDYEEAYDFFYNRIIESLNGYLNFTK